A window of Paenibacillus polygoni contains these coding sequences:
- the pilO gene encoding type 4a pilus biogenesis protein PilO translates to MERINKYRSVIVLALLLGFVLVFAFYWLGLSPTIDKLDEQSQELVQIEEEKQLLQNKLDELKGNVEGQDSIDPEWDALPQNDMADQLILDIRAVTARSEATLKAIDFQLTGENELHLMLNEQETMYPRIHEIKMNADLEGTLSQMESFMKELESLPRLMKVDSFALQQRSESGSIADPVLTATIVFTSYYESAPKNKE, encoded by the coding sequence ATGGAGCGGATAAATAAGTATAGATCTGTCATCGTACTCGCTTTGCTTCTTGGTTTTGTTCTCGTTTTTGCTTTTTATTGGTTAGGTCTTTCACCGACCATCGACAAGTTGGATGAACAAAGTCAGGAGCTAGTTCAGATCGAGGAAGAAAAGCAGCTGCTGCAAAACAAGCTGGACGAGTTGAAAGGAAACGTGGAGGGACAAGATTCTATAGACCCAGAATGGGATGCACTTCCGCAAAATGACATGGCAGACCAGTTAATATTAGATATCCGTGCTGTTACCGCAAGATCGGAAGCTACGCTTAAAGCGATTGATTTCCAACTTACTGGAGAGAATGAACTCCATCTTATGCTTAATGAACAAGAGACGATGTATCCTCGGATTCACGAAATAAAGATGAATGCAGATCTGGAGGGAACCCTGTCACAGATGGAAAGCTTTATGAAAGAATTAGAATCACTTCCAAGACTCATGAAGGTGGATTCATTCGCATTACAGCAGCGAAGCGAGTCAGGTAGTATAGCAGATCCTGTATTGACTGCTACTATCGTATTTACCAGCTATTACGAGTCAGCCCCAAAGAATAAGGAATAA
- a CDS encoding DUF2905 domain-containing protein, which yields MNNIPKLLIIAGIALIAAGVIWMFVGRFISIGRLPGDIHVEKGNFTFYFPVVTCIIISVLLSVISWIVRYFMK from the coding sequence ATGAATAATATCCCAAAACTGCTTATCATAGCAGGCATTGCACTCATTGCAGCAGGCGTTATTTGGATGTTTGTAGGTAGATTTATCTCGATTGGACGTCTACCAGGAGATATTCATGTGGAGAAAGGGAATTTTACTTTCTATTTTCCAGTGGTTACATGTATCATCATTAGCGTACTTCTTAGTGTTATATCCTGGATTGTTCGTTATTTTATGAAATAA